A single genomic interval of Lentimicrobium saccharophilum harbors:
- a CDS encoding TolC family protein, producing the protein MSGFLAGILTGLLLLMYIPAHTQTHSLRQCIDTALLHNRNIRIARLDGLMAGEKNREAKSTLMPRLNGFADYRYYTDQPYQIMPQAAFGGPEGAYKEIQFGVPQNLNANLQLAVPLFNPVGLGAIKSTEIAVELAEIQKIKTDEDVVVEISGVYYNAQVLLNQLAFMDSNIANTNKLVQTATLLYQQQLAKSTDVDRLKLQLEQLTTQRNTISSRHRQALNALKFLMGKPVTDSIHVSVYETSDAEVDFRPGTITDMLLIEKKLEFSLSEVNALKNSRLPSLNAYGVYGSNGFGTTGSDSFFNFHPIGYVGVQLSVPLFNGMNTKRKIAAKKIEVDKSMVQKEMVAEKARLDLINAEMQYSIASTTIATVSAQVDLAEKIYSNTVLQNSQGTANITDVILADNALREAQQNYIAALIDLRRAELEYKRVTGNLLSENN; encoded by the coding sequence ATGTCGGGATTTTTAGCCGGCATTTTGACAGGTTTACTGTTGCTGATGTATATTCCGGCACACACGCAGACACACTCATTGAGGCAATGCATTGACACCGCATTGCTTCACAACAGAAACATCAGAATAGCCCGCCTGGACGGTTTGATGGCCGGTGAAAAGAACCGCGAGGCAAAAAGTACACTGATGCCCAGACTGAACGGATTCGCTGACTACCGGTATTATACCGATCAGCCCTATCAGATCATGCCCCAGGCTGCTTTTGGAGGCCCGGAAGGCGCGTACAAAGAGATTCAGTTCGGTGTACCTCAGAACCTGAATGCAAACCTGCAGCTTGCTGTGCCGCTCTTCAATCCGGTTGGACTGGGGGCAATAAAAAGCACGGAAATAGCTGTTGAACTTGCTGAAATACAAAAGATTAAAACAGATGAGGATGTGGTGGTGGAGATTTCCGGTGTTTACTACAATGCCCAGGTCCTTTTGAATCAGTTGGCGTTCATGGATAGCAATATTGCTAATACCAATAAACTGGTGCAAACAGCGACTTTACTTTATCAACAGCAGTTAGCCAAAAGTACTGACGTTGACAGGCTGAAACTGCAACTGGAGCAGTTAACAACCCAGCGAAATACGATATCATCCCGGCACAGGCAGGCCCTGAATGCGCTGAAATTCCTGATGGGGAAGCCGGTTACCGATTCCATCCATGTGTCGGTGTACGAAACTTCAGATGCTGAAGTTGATTTCAGGCCCGGGACAATCACGGATATGCTGTTGATCGAAAAGAAACTGGAATTCAGTCTGTCGGAGGTGAATGCGCTGAAAAATTCACGCCTTCCTTCGCTGAACGCATATGGCGTATATGGTAGTAACGGCTTCGGCACCACAGGATCCGACAGCTTTTTCAATTTCCACCCGATAGGTTATGTTGGTGTGCAGCTTTCAGTGCCGCTATTCAATGGGATGAATACAAAACGTAAGATTGCCGCGAAAAAGATTGAAGTAGATAAGTCAATGGTTCAGAAGGAAATGGTAGCAGAAAAAGCCCGCCTCGACCTGATTAATGCCGAGATGCAGTACAGCATTGCAAGTACCACCATCGCCACGGTGAGTGCCCAGGTTGATCTTGCTGAAAAGATATACAGCAATACCGTTTTGCAAAACAGTCAGGGAACAGCAAATATTACGGATGTGATTCTGGCAGACAATGCCCTTCGTGAAGCACAGCAAAATTATATTGCGGCATTGATTGATCTGCGCAGGGCCGAACTTGAATACAAGCGCGTAACCGGAAATCTGCTTTCTGAAAACAACTAA
- a CDS encoding TetR/AcrR family transcriptional regulator, protein MEITSRQLEIIEAAGSLLTSSGVSGLTIKNLAIAMRFSESAIYRHFASKEEIIVALLTYLADDIDQRLSNSTRYPDPEEQLKSLFRNQFSFFKANPHFVVAVFSDGLMEESRLINQHILKLINVKIKHLIPVITEGQQKGKFTKAVATEELVHIIMGTFKLQMFKWRIANFEFDIEEEGNKMVQALLTIIKDKQL, encoded by the coding sequence ATGGAAATTACATCACGTCAACTGGAAATTATTGAAGCTGCAGGTTCATTGCTGACCTCATCAGGTGTCAGTGGGTTAACAATCAAAAATCTGGCAATAGCGATGCGGTTTTCAGAAAGTGCCATTTACCGGCATTTTGCCAGCAAGGAGGAAATCATTGTCGCCCTGCTGACATACCTGGCAGATGATATTGATCAGCGGTTATCAAACTCAACCAGGTATCCAGACCCTGAGGAGCAGCTCAAGTCGCTTTTCCGGAATCAATTCAGTTTTTTTAAGGCAAACCCTCATTTTGTTGTGGCTGTTTTCTCCGATGGACTGATGGAAGAAAGCAGGCTAATCAATCAACACATTCTTAAACTGATCAATGTGAAGATCAAGCACCTGATTCCTGTAATAACGGAGGGGCAGCAAAAAGGAAAATTTACAAAGGCCGTTGCTACCGAAGAGCTGGTGCATATTATCATGGGCACATTCAAGCTTCAGATGTTCAAATGGAGGATTGCAAATTTTGAATTTGACATTGAAGAGGAAGGGAATAAAATGGTGCAGGCTTTACTTACAATTATTAAAGACAAGCAGTTATGA
- a CDS encoding cupin domain-containing protein: protein MKITRYQDHIIKETPHKVDVREMYNKESAQAMLIALKPGESLKPHKTPVDVFFFVVEGTPTIHIGDESEVCAADSLIESPAGIVHFLSNASFLQARILVVKAPRPVSSTKVL from the coding sequence ATGAAAATTACCCGATACCAGGATCATATAATTAAAGAAACCCCGCACAAAGTGGACGTGAGGGAGATGTACAACAAGGAATCAGCGCAGGCAATGCTTATTGCTTTAAAGCCCGGTGAAAGCCTGAAGCCGCACAAAACGCCGGTGGATGTATTTTTCTTTGTTGTGGAGGGAACGCCTACCATTCATATAGGTGATGAAAGTGAAGTATGTGCGGCCGATTCGCTGATCGAGAGTCCCGCCGGTATCGTTCACTTCCTGAGCAATGCTTCTTTTCTTCAGGCAAGGATTCTTGTGGTAAAGGCACCCCGTCCGGTCAGTTCAACAAAAGTTCTGTAA
- a CDS encoding permease: METRSELKVLLWMTVIFLGIFYLPVESVVFNTAIDATLDLSKWYAREHVILCLLPAFLIAGVISVFVSQASVIKYFGAKAKKWVAYTVAAVSGTVLAVCSCTILPLFSSIHKRGAGLGPAVAFLYSGPAINILAIILTARILGFEMGLARVIGAVSFSIIVGSAMALIYRKEEKAKREEQMNFPDVPETRPLWHTALHFFTLVLILVFANWGKPATGDTSSAWYYLWAYKWYITGAFGLVLVYSMTHILKLKSWQVLTGAAVTALSALLFANPLISMVVGIASVSTIALMDKSEDGENREWILSSWGFTKQIVPLLAIGVVIAGFLLGSTHDDVAIAGVIPNSWIAWLVGGNSLASNFFASIVGAFMYFATLTEVPILQGLIASGMGKGPALALLLAGPSLSLPNMLVIRGVMGTQKTIVYVLLVVVLSTIAGLIYGTF, translated from the coding sequence ATGGAGACCCGATCTGAACTTAAGGTGCTGCTGTGGATGACGGTAATCTTTCTGGGCATCTTTTACCTGCCCGTCGAAAGCGTGGTCTTTAATACCGCCATAGATGCCACGCTCGACTTATCAAAGTGGTATGCCCGCGAACATGTAATCCTCTGCCTGTTACCTGCCTTCCTGATTGCCGGGGTGATTTCGGTGTTTGTCAGTCAGGCGTCGGTAATTAAATATTTCGGTGCGAAAGCGAAGAAGTGGGTGGCCTATACCGTTGCCGCGGTTTCGGGGACTGTCCTGGCCGTGTGCTCCTGTACCATCCTGCCGTTGTTCTCCAGCATTCACAAGCGCGGAGCAGGCCTGGGACCTGCAGTCGCCTTTCTCTATTCAGGCCCGGCCATCAATATTCTGGCCATCATCCTTACCGCCCGTATTCTTGGATTTGAAATGGGCCTTGCCCGTGTCATCGGTGCCGTTTCTTTCAGCATCATTGTTGGTTCGGCCATGGCGCTGATTTACCGCAAAGAGGAAAAAGCGAAACGTGAAGAACAGATGAATTTTCCGGATGTGCCCGAGACCCGTCCTTTGTGGCATACAGCACTCCACTTCTTTACGCTGGTGCTGATCCTGGTGTTTGCCAACTGGGGCAAACCGGCAACGGGCGACACCAGCAGCGCCTGGTATTACCTTTGGGCTTATAAGTGGTACATTACCGGCGCATTCGGGCTGGTTCTGGTGTATTCCATGACTCATATCCTTAAATTGAAAAGCTGGCAGGTGCTTACAGGCGCGGCTGTCACGGCCCTGAGCGCCCTGCTGTTTGCCAATCCGCTGATATCAATGGTTGTCGGAATTGCATCGGTAAGTACCATCGCATTGATGGATAAATCGGAAGATGGTGAAAACCGGGAATGGATCCTGTCTTCCTGGGGATTTACAAAACAGATTGTCCCCTTGCTGGCCATAGGCGTGGTAATTGCCGGCTTTCTGCTGGGCTCCACCCACGATGATGTCGCCATTGCGGGGGTAATTCCCAACTCATGGATTGCCTGGCTGGTAGGCGGTAACTCCCTTGCCTCAAACTTCTTTGCCAGCATTGTCGGCGCTTTTATGTACTTCGCCACCCTCACCGAAGTCCCCATACTTCAGGGGCTCATTGCCTCGGGCATGGGCAAAGGTCCGGCACTGGCGCTGCTGCTGGCGGGGCCCTCACTTTCATTGCCCAATATGCTGGTAATCAGGGGCGTGATGGGTACACAGAAAACCATCGTGTATGTGTTGCTGGTGGTGGTGCTTTCTACAATTGCAGGGCTTATTTATGGAACATTCTGA
- a CDS encoding aromatic aminobenezylarsenical efflux permease ArsG family transporter, with product MEFLQTWLENSEYGVITALLLGLMTAISPCPLATNISAIGFISRNLENRNKVFINGIIYTLGRTFSYTLLGVIIYFGASQLSIARFVQSWGEKLLGPALILIGLFMLDVIRLNIPGLNISEKMEKKSGSSYLSMFLIGVLFAMAFCPYSGVLYFGMLMPLTVASPSGLFLPLVFAVATGLPVIIFAWLLAYAVGNVAQAYNRIKAFERWFRRVVAVLFIGVGIYFVIIFFF from the coding sequence ATGGAGTTTCTTCAGACCTGGCTCGAAAACTCGGAATACGGGGTAATTACCGCCCTGCTGCTCGGACTGATGACCGCCATCAGTCCCTGCCCGCTGGCTACCAATATCTCCGCCATAGGTTTTATCAGCCGTAACCTCGAAAACCGCAACAAGGTATTTATCAACGGGATCATATATACCCTTGGCCGTACTTTTTCCTATACGTTACTGGGTGTTATCATCTATTTCGGCGCCAGTCAGCTTTCAATCGCCCGTTTTGTCCAGAGCTGGGGCGAGAAACTGCTTGGTCCTGCGCTGATCCTTATCGGGTTGTTTATGCTTGATGTTATCAGGCTGAATATCCCCGGACTGAATATCAGCGAGAAAATGGAAAAGAAATCCGGAAGCAGTTACCTGAGTATGTTTCTGATCGGCGTACTCTTTGCCATGGCTTTTTGTCCATACAGCGGAGTCCTCTACTTCGGCATGCTGATGCCGCTGACGGTTGCAAGTCCTTCAGGATTGTTTTTACCCCTTGTTTTTGCAGTTGCCACCGGCTTGCCTGTTATAATTTTTGCCTGGCTGCTGGCCTATGCCGTGGGGAATGTTGCGCAGGCCTACAACCGCATCAAGGCCTTTGAACGCTGGTTCAGACGCGTGGTCGCCGTTTTGTTTATCGGGGTCGGGATTTATTTTGTGATCATCTTCTTTTTCTGA
- a CDS encoding nitrophenyl compound nitroreductase subunit ArsF family protein encodes MRKYIVLMAIAFAGILMTSCTSRQPGETAATAAALPESEIVVYYFHNERRCATCEAVEAETKAALEKYYPEALGNGKIAFVSLNMEEASGAQIADQFDIAAQSLIVVHGEEIRDITSEGFLYARTTPGKLHDAVKNAIDPML; translated from the coding sequence ATGAGAAAGTACATTGTATTGATGGCCATTGCCTTTGCAGGAATTTTAATGACTTCGTGCACTTCGCGCCAACCCGGTGAAACGGCGGCTACGGCAGCAGCATTGCCCGAAAGTGAAATTGTAGTTTATTATTTCCATAACGAACGGCGGTGTGCGACCTGCGAGGCCGTGGAAGCTGAAACCAAAGCGGCACTTGAGAAGTACTATCCGGAAGCGTTGGGTAATGGAAAAATTGCCTTTGTTTCGCTGAACATGGAAGAGGCGTCCGGCGCCCAAATTGCTGATCAATTTGACATTGCCGCTCAATCCCTGATCGTTGTGCATGGCGAAGAAATCAGGGATATCACCAGTGAAGGATTCCTTTACGCCCGCACTACACCCGGCAAGCTGCACGATGCGGTTAAAAATGCAATCGATCCGATGTTATAA
- a CDS encoding thioredoxin family protein, with product MEIKVLGPGCPNCKILEKRVRDVAGKLNLDANIIKVEDIMEIMTYNVMKTPALVVNGHVVVKGRLPSEAEIETFLTK from the coding sequence ATGGAGATTAAAGTGTTAGGCCCCGGCTGCCCCAATTGCAAGATCCTGGAGAAACGCGTGCGCGACGTTGCCGGAAAACTGAATCTGGACGCCAATATCATCAAGGTAGAGGATATTATGGAGATTATGACCTACAATGTGATGAAGACGCCTGCCCTGGTGGTTAACGGCCATGTTGTGGTGAAAGGCCGCCTGCCGTCCGAAGCTGAAATTGAAACATTTCTGACCAAATAA
- a CDS encoding ArsR/SmtB family transcription factor has product MTKTTIYTEDQQQIARFAKALSHPVRVYILDYIANHTKTCCYSGDLHELLDIARSTLSEHLNELKKAGLIQGEINPPYIKYCINRENWAIAKAMFGKFFED; this is encoded by the coding sequence ATGACAAAGACGACCATTTACACAGAAGATCAGCAGCAGATTGCCCGGTTTGCGAAAGCGCTGTCGCATCCGGTAAGGGTTTATATCCTTGATTATATTGCCAATCATACCAAAACCTGCTGCTACAGCGGCGATTTGCACGAACTGCTCGACATCGCCCGCTCCACCCTTTCGGAACACCTGAACGAACTGAAAAAAGCCGGCCTGATACAGGGTGAAATCAATCCGCCTTATATTAAATATTGTATTAACCGGGAGAACTGGGCGATCGCGAAGGCCATGTTCGGAAAATTTTTTGAAGACTGA
- a CDS encoding histidine kinase, which yields MNKSCRSIIRSLAFFIPGLFVCFTAGAQLLYKTEKANFDSLELMLPALKGAQKADALLKLSSFYTTTDSAKCLDFARQANQIAEKIKDKRYSCKGKIALANAFYFRGDYLNALIYGLDALGLAGKLDDLQLKFEAITQVWFIYFYSGNYDLANKVAQEAIPAFKDVEDPETRFRAFISGGWALMSSGSGDLALPLFHQCAAIYHQSNKIPLPNYIVLIYQTGYAHLGLNQIDSALFYFRKGNGILNDNPGIFKKLPSFVADFNDDIAQCYLKMNLPDSAEKYVLYSIEQFHQRGERDILEIGQNCLDMGTILTEKSAVEEAFPYLEKAMDCGNWIYRHKKVALDDSVSKNYWYNPIQNNPVYNEQIGLRISIRALDYMCWIQKKLGNHEQALALLEEFNRKSKIMETILNQQAIISLNTRYQTERKEEQLQILSQQHQLNEGKLERTRMLLFTFLAITLLAIIIVSLLIRQYRIRQQQQSNLLMQKLFRAQLNPHFIFNTLSNIQGMILEHATVEASTYLSHLSKLMRNILYGSMKEYISLNQEIENIENYVRLQILRYRDRFSFEMDVDEALDTPALLIPPMLVQPFVENAIEHGLRFKEEKGNLKVEIRLSGSFIEFLITDDGIGRARAAELERERQKYRISFATQTIQQRIASLNRLSRHRYSLDIDDLTDASGSPAGTRVRINMPVNLV from the coding sequence ATGAACAAATCATGTCGAAGCATTATCAGATCACTGGCATTTTTTATTCCGGGCCTCTTTGTCTGTTTCACTGCAGGGGCCCAATTGCTTTATAAAACGGAAAAAGCGAATTTCGATAGTCTGGAATTGATGCTGCCGGCGCTTAAAGGGGCGCAGAAAGCGGATGCATTACTGAAACTGTCATCATTTTATACCACGACGGATTCGGCAAAATGCCTGGATTTTGCCCGTCAGGCCAACCAGATAGCTGAAAAAATCAAAGATAAACGATACAGCTGCAAAGGGAAAATTGCGCTTGCGAATGCCTTTTATTTCAGGGGCGACTACTTAAATGCGCTGATTTACGGGCTGGATGCCCTGGGACTCGCCGGAAAACTTGACGATCTGCAGCTCAAATTTGAAGCCATCACACAGGTATGGTTTATTTATTTCTACTCCGGAAATTATGACCTTGCCAATAAGGTTGCACAGGAGGCAATCCCGGCTTTCAAAGATGTTGAAGACCCGGAAACAAGATTCAGGGCATTTATCAGCGGAGGCTGGGCCCTGATGAGCAGCGGCTCGGGCGATCTGGCGTTGCCGCTGTTTCATCAGTGCGCAGCGATTTACCATCAAAGCAACAAAATACCACTGCCCAATTACATTGTGTTGATATATCAGACCGGCTATGCGCACCTGGGGCTTAATCAGATTGACAGCGCACTGTTTTATTTCAGGAAAGGAAACGGTATACTGAATGATAATCCAGGGATATTTAAAAAGCTGCCGTCGTTTGTTGCCGACTTCAACGACGACATCGCTCAATGTTACCTGAAAATGAACCTGCCCGATTCGGCAGAAAAATATGTGCTTTACTCCATTGAGCAATTCCATCAGAGAGGAGAAAGGGATATCCTGGAAATCGGTCAGAATTGTCTGGATATGGGCACCATTCTTACAGAAAAATCTGCGGTTGAAGAAGCGTTCCCTTATCTGGAAAAAGCGATGGATTGCGGCAACTGGATTTACAGGCATAAAAAGGTTGCCCTGGACGATAGTGTCAGCAAGAATTACTGGTATAATCCGATACAGAACAATCCCGTCTACAACGAACAAATCGGACTGCGGATCTCCATCAGGGCCCTGGACTATATGTGCTGGATTCAGAAGAAGCTCGGCAACCATGAACAGGCGCTGGCATTGCTGGAAGAATTTAACCGGAAATCAAAGATAATGGAGACAATCCTGAATCAGCAGGCGATTATCTCTCTCAATACCCGGTATCAGACCGAACGCAAGGAAGAACAACTGCAGATTTTATCGCAGCAGCACCAGCTTAACGAAGGAAAACTTGAACGTACCCGGATGCTGCTCTTTACCTTCCTTGCAATAACCTTACTTGCCATAATTATCGTGAGCCTGCTGATCCGGCAATACAGAATCAGGCAGCAGCAGCAAAGCAATCTGCTGATGCAAAAGCTGTTCAGGGCGCAGTTAAATCCCCACTTTATTTTCAACACACTATCCAATATCCAGGGGATGATCCTTGAGCATGCAACGGTCGAGGCCAGTACTTACCTCAGCCACCTGTCAAAACTTATGAGGAATATTCTCTACGGCTCCATGAAAGAGTACATCTCACTGAATCAGGAGATTGAGAATATCGAAAACTACGTCAGGCTGCAGATCCTCCGTTACCGGGACAGATTCAGCTTTGAAATGGATGTTGACGAAGCGCTGGATACCCCGGCCCTGCTGATTCCGCCCATGCTTGTCCAGCCTTTTGTGGAAAATGCCATTGAGCACGGGTTGCGCTTCAAGGAAGAAAAAGGTAACCTGAAAGTGGAAATCCGCCTGAGCGGGTCATTTATTGAATTTCTGATCACAGATGATGGGATCGGCCGTGCCAGGGCTGCCGAACTGGAGCGTGAAAGACAAAAATACCGGATATCTTTTGCAACACAAACCATTCAGCAGCGGATCGCCTCGCTGAACCGCCTGTCGCGCCATAGGTATTCGCTTGATATTGATGATCTTACAGATGCCTCAGGGAGCCCCGCCGGAACAAGAGTCAGGATAAACATGCCGGTAAACCTTGTATAA
- a CDS encoding LytR/AlgR family response regulator transcription factor has protein sequence MITAAGHTHVRVLIIDDESFVRKSIANLIAHFCHNVKLVGEADGVKSGYEAIRKHNPDLVLLDIKMGDGTGFDLLRKLDDIDFRLIFITAYEEFAVQAFRYSAVDYLLKPVDPDDLVNAIERASKQMIAEQQFNLRALETNLATHESAGKKIVVKTLESIYLINQGDLLYCESDGSYTTLKLRDGKSIFTSRSIKDFEELLSPGGFYRLHKSFLINLSAIERFDRSEGGSIVLSGGHKIPVASRKRDKLMRMIDSLDE, from the coding sequence ATGATTACAGCTGCAGGTCATACACATGTCAGAGTACTCATTATAGATGACGAATCTTTTGTGAGAAAATCCATCGCCAACCTTATTGCCCATTTCTGCCACAACGTGAAACTCGTTGGTGAAGCCGATGGTGTTAAGTCGGGGTATGAGGCCATTCGTAAACATAATCCCGATCTTGTGCTGTTGGATATAAAAATGGGCGACGGCACAGGATTTGACCTTCTGAGAAAACTGGACGACATTGATTTCAGGTTAATCTTTATTACCGCATACGAAGAGTTCGCGGTACAGGCATTCAGGTACAGCGCGGTGGATTATCTGCTTAAACCTGTGGATCCGGATGACCTGGTAAATGCCATTGAAAGGGCGTCGAAACAGATGATAGCCGAACAGCAATTCAATCTCAGGGCCCTGGAAACAAACCTGGCAACGCATGAATCTGCCGGCAAAAAAATAGTGGTGAAAACCCTGGAAAGCATCTACCTGATCAATCAGGGCGATTTGCTGTACTGTGAATCGGACGGTAGCTACACCACATTGAAATTGCGCGATGGAAAATCAATCTTTACATCCAGATCAATCAAGGATTTTGAAGAGTTGCTGTCGCCCGGCGGATTTTACCGCCTGCACAAGTCGTTTCTGATCAATCTTTCGGCCATCGAACGTTTCGACCGCAGCGAGGGAGGAAGCATCGTACTCTCGGGCGGGCACAAAATACCGGTGGCGTCGCGCAAGCGGGATAAGCTTATGCGGATGATCGACAGTCTTGATGAGTGA